In Cottoperca gobio chromosome 19, fCotGob3.1, whole genome shotgun sequence, the genomic window CGTCACTCAGACTGCATCTATGGTGCCTTTAAACAACTGAACAAAGCCAGATGTTTCCTGAATGCAGTTTCACTAGTGGCTACGATTAGTTAGCCAGCGGAGAACACACAAGATATAAATAAGAAAACTTACAGGTGCAGACCAAAATCATAATTAAAGTAAGCAAGATAACCTGCACATTGTCAAAGCAACAGAGCATGTTTATACTTTAATGATCACACTGCCTCATTGGaaaaagtaatcacattactgtaacatgttATTAAGTAATGCGATTACTGCCCAACACtgatattaaaaagaaacacttgAATTGACAatgatacaaatacaaagataaacaaactaacaacaaacaAGAGCTTACATACAAAGATATATTTCATTGATCCTGTAAGAGATTTCAGTTACTTACTAATCAACATAATCAATAAATTGCACAAATTTAATGAAATGTCcttatgtgagctttaacaagctGCAGCCGAGTGAAGGCCATTTCACAGGCTGAACATTTATGGGGTTTCTCTCCTGTATTCCTCATGTGTGCAGGAAGGTAATGAGACTGCACAAACCCCTTGCTACACTGGATGCATGAGTACGGCCTTTCCTCTGTCATATCGTGTCTCGTCAACGAGCACATGGAGGTGCAAGCTTCTTTGAAGTGCGTAAGCTTGCCCGCGGTGCTCGCAGCAGAAGTGCTTCTCCTTGGTGCTGCTGTGACAACACAGCCTGTGGATTTTCAGAGCGGTCAGAGCATAACACTTGCAGCCTTTCCCCCAATCCAAGCAGAGGAATGGATCCTCTTTAGAGCGAGTTCGGTCACAGTGTCAGAGCGGATGCGTAACTGAACGCTTTCGGACACTTAGGGCATTTGAAGGGGAGATCGTGTGTGATCTCTGATGCCTGATCAGAATCTGTGTAAGTTCATTCACAAAAAGTGCGGGGAGAAGGTCCCCTGAAGTCATACACTTTGACTAATACAGGTTGAGGTCTAGGATAAGTCTAGGATGAGTGCCTCAGATAATGTGTTTTAAGTCTTGCCTCGTCGAGGAAGGACCGGTTGCATTGTACACAATACAGTGAAGCATCTGCAGGTTAGTGTTGATGTGTATTCTACCACTTGAAACCCTTGATTTATTGCCCCTCTGATTCCCCTTGTAAGGTTTCCTGGCTCTGCTCCGTTATGTCTCCTAACTGGTATTTGCTGCTGAATGGTGGGAGATCTTGCTGGGTAGGAAGAGGCACTACCTCTCCAGAAAGAGCCTCCACTTGTTTCTGATTTACCAGACGTCTTAACTTCCGAAGGAGTTCAGAGTTGGACACAGACTTCCCCCTGCTTTGCATCTTGAGTGTCTTTGTCTTCATGTACTTCAGCTCTGCACATTCAGACTGACTGAAGACATTGCTGATCAGGCAACCTGCTCATGAGAAAGATCCTATCAATGGAACTGTTAAACATTCTGGGGGAAATGCTGACTTGCTTtgttaattaactaattaaagtgtgttaattagtgagctctGTAGGTGTTGGTGGGTGTATTTCTAAACTTTGGACATCTGTTTCtccattctttatgctaagctaggctaagtATGTTCTGACTCCAGCTCCATACTTAAAGCAGTAACTTGCGGTTGATATCTACTTGTGTCACTCGGAAAGAatgcaaataagtgtatttcccaaaattataaatattaggTTTAAGTGCTATAAGAGTTCAGAATGTCCTCACTACACAGTGTGCTACAATTATAAGTCACCTGTTTATGATTTGGTAAAGTAAGTAACTTGTCAAGCTGAAAGAGGAATATATCCAGTGATAAAGTCAGAATAAAAATATCTCAAAGTCACACTACCAGAGACACCTGACTGGAGGAAGAGCTGCCTCTCCTCCTGGTCTTTAAGTAGGGTGTGAATGAGACCAAGGAGGTGGGGCGCTGGTGATCCATCCCCTGAATCACTTCTCTGTGATATAGGGAAACAATCAgtatgttctgtttttttaagcACAGTGCttgaaataaagataaatgtacCTCTTTGTTCCATAGTGAAGTGATTATATCCAGGTGTGGCTGAATGGTCTCAATGTCGTCTGCTCTGGGCGACAACTCCTGTTTCAGCTAAAACCAAGAAACATTTGTAACGGTGGTAAATTTGTTAAATTTCAGTCTTTCATGAAGGATGAACACTTTGAGTTGTCGTTACGGCTGCACAATTAATCGAATATAAATCTCAATTACGacttttaaagtaaatgaatggcagaaaaataaatattgcaatgTCCAATATTGTGCAGCCCAAATGTGTACATTAGCAGAAATCTAGCACAACATGAAAGCAGTTTATTCAAATATGAAAGTGCAATAAAGCCTGAAGGCCAAGAATCAGCAAACACCTCTGTCTGTGATTAAGAAGCTCTGGGACACTCTCTGTGACTGCTGTCACAAAGTCATcgaggcctgcttaccactccatcaatacattacaaatgacagcctaataatgagcttcatgtAATCCttttcatctccagtccaaaaaaaatccaaatttgatgtagtcgctgtgatatttcctcttcactgtagcgctggactttccgcgTTCAAGCCGCTTTCAGTCGGGTGGAGGTtggacggcgaaccgctctcctgggactcagtaacgcacacaaaaccacttgttgtcgctgctgattcacctgcatcaggacgatgcaccttcacgttagatttttttatttaattttcttttagcTGACCCTGTCTTGAGCCTTCGATCCATCTTGCCAGCTGAccgcggctcaaattgaccgtGCAGATCATTTACGATGTAAGGTCGCGcactgttaaaataaataaataaatatatatatatattcccccaacggaaccccgcgccgactgaaattcaagttttttcacattccctcctccgttCTGTTTcgcccccccacacacacatacagtcacaaaATGAAAAGCTAACCAAATACAGCTTAAGCTTAACTTTTCTCAAAATATGTCTTGTTTATCGTATTGATTGCATGTCAAATTGCAGCAGTTTTAATcagtattttagttttatttaaagggCTAtgtctgaaataaaataaacaaacaaacaaatgtatttcaggGGGACGTTTTAGAGGTAATGGGGtgattttaaaagcaaaacatgaCTTCTACATGTATTTTCAGAAATATGATGCATATTTCGGCTTCATCACTTATGACTCGTCTCAAGAAATTAAATGGCAACAAACGATAAAGTTGCAGTTAAAACAGCGGAGAAGCATTTAGATAGTTCCGGCCGGGGACACATTTTGCGGTAACTCAGGAAAAGCTGAATGCGGAtgtaacttgtttttgtttttcttgatgGGCAGAGAGCACTCAGGTGAAATATGATAAGACAATGGATTAAGACTAAAATGTGGAGTAAATAGCAGCTGGCTGTGTTAATCCCACCGCACCctcaggtttgtttgtttgtactcTGGAATAGGATACTTGCCCTGGCGTGTTGGTTAACCATTGGCTGCCATTACCTTCTTTATCATCATCTAATATTTAATACATCTCAGAGCTGTCCACTGGCCATTCCGTTCACTTCTTCAACACTACAGCCGCTGACCTCCTGCTGTCCTGCTCAGACTTGTTGTCCATATGTGTCCTCTACAGCTGAGGACGCTGGTTTTTGGAGCTTGGCTGCTGGGTTACGTCGTCTTCCTGCTCTCCATCAGGAGGATGTGGACGGGGAAGTACGTCCGCAGTCCTCTGGCCCGTTCGCTCTTTCAAAACATGGTGAGCGAGAACGAAGGTGCCGCGATTGAGACACAAGAGGTAtgaattttttatttatccGGTTGATGAAAATGCATGTCCACACTAACTACAGCCAAGAGTGTCTTATGTTACTGATAAGTGGAGAGCAGGTAAAAGAGAGGTTGATCATTCCACCCTGCTATACTTTACTTAGTTATTTTTTACTACCTTCGAATATTTGTGCTTATGTTGTTTTAAGATTGCTTCACTAACCTTTGCACAGTCTAGTCTAACATTGTAGTAGACATCATTGTCTAATGCGAACATGACtactggatggatggattctgCTGTCAGGGCAGTTGGAACCATGTCTGAGTTGTCAATTTCCCAGTCCTCAGTGTTCCCACAGGATTTAGTGAGACTTGGTGGCTGGTATGCTCCCCTGTAAGAAagaattgtacattttaaagttaaatgcatcaatcttgtgcactttgagagcaacattAAGAGGTTAGATTTATGAAGAACATTGTGCTCTTATAAATGATTTCTGGTTAATAACTTTGTGCTCTATACACAAtgtaatcataaacacattggttgtataGATATACAAATCTAATCCACTGCACCTACCCCACCctaagccacacacacacacacacacacacacacacacacacacacacacacacacacacacacacacacacacacacacactctcagacatTTACACTTTCTGCATTGCATTTTTCACATATTTCTCTCCTCAAGTAAGTATATACATTTAGCctagtgttttatttattattctttatttaataatgtaatatctTTCAGAGTGGAAGGCAAATTAAGAATGTAAGTGTACAgggaaacttgtttttaatgtgcatatgacagtaaatcaaatcaaatcaaatcaaatttatttgtatagcccaatatcacaaattctacatttgtctcagtgtgctttacagactgtacaggttacgacaccctctgtccttagaccctcgcatcgcacaaggaaaaacttcctaaaagaaaccccaaaattaaaggggaaaaaatggaagaaacctcagggagagcaactgaggagggatccctctcccaggacaggacagacgtgcaatagatgtcgtgtgtacaggataaacaacatagtacaaatacaacatttgacagaaattatgttgtgttggaaaaaaaaaaagaaatagaaagtttggatgaatccaggaaaatgtcaataaggcttcccggtgtccagcaggaccaggtcagcaggcgctgtcacgattcatgatcctgacgtaaactttatcagtggcaacctgccacatgagagacagacactccggggatgataccccggatggtgagttagtaacatacatttacataaatgcatacagatagagagggagaagaagagagggagggagagaaggaagagagcagggaggtgtcccccggcagtctaagcctatagcagcataactaggggctgatccagggcaaacctgagccagccctaactataagctttatcaaaaaggaaagtctttagcctactcttaaatgtggagagtgtgtctgcctcccgaacacaaactggaagctggttccactggagaggagcttgatagctgaaggctctggctcccattgtactcttagagactctaggaaccacaagtaaccctgcagtctgggagcgtaatgctctagttggtttataaggtactatgagatctttaagatatgctggagcctgacctttaattgatttgtaagtcaggagaaggattttgaattctattctgtattttaccgggagccagtgcagagcagctaatacaggagtaatatgatcccatttccttgttctagtcaatacacgtgctgctgcattttggatcaactgaagagtcttaaccgacttttttggacaacctgataacaatgagttgcagtaatccagccttgaagtaacaaatgcatggactagtttttctgcatcattttgagacaggatgtgtcttatttttgcaatgttacgtagatgaaagaaggcagtccttgagatttgttttatgtgggagttaaacgacagatcttgatcaaagatgacgccaagaatTCGTGAATTCATATGAATTGTAATTACAGTTACAAGTGTTTTTAAGACATCGCTGCGGACGCATCAATGAAAATACAGTAGAAGATTATCTGCACAGTAGAAGTTAAGCTTGCGACATTAATAAATGCTGATATGAAAATGAACAAGTATAATTCATAGATAGtctaaaataatttaatcaCAAAAACTCCAATTAAAGAAACGTGTATAAAGTTGGCACATTTAAGCCATGCAGGTACAAGATGTTGAAGTCGTTCCACGTCTGAATGCAGcttcacttgtctctctgtgctCGATGTGAatcgttcttttctttttctttgcccCTGCGGCCGTAGTGGTACCGGTGCGGTCCTGACCTGCTCGGAGAATCTGTGCGACCCCTGTTTGTGCAGAGCCACCTGGACTCTGGCACCAAGGCTTTTCTCAAGCGGAGTGTGGATAAGTCTGGCTTGCTGTTCACCCAGCTTTACCACTCTTTTGTATCAACATTCCTCAGCCCACTGGTCTCACGCACCTCCATTAACGGGTGAGTAGAACAGACGCATCTCTTTCTCCATTTCACCTGTCGTGTCCCTTCCTCTGATGAGCTCTCCGTCTCAGGTTTCTGGGTCGTGGctctatgtttgtgttttctccgGAGCAGTTCCAGCAGCTGCTCCGGATCGACCCCGACTGGAGTGCTGAGAGACTCCTGGACCTCGGCGCTGGGGATGGAGCTGTCACGGAGGTGATGGGAGCACATTTTAAAGAGATCTACGCAACTGAGGTCTCTCCACCCATGAAATGGCATCTTCAGAGGAGGAATTACAAGTGAGTAGTCAATCACAGGACTGTTTTGATTTCAATTCAGTGTGTAACCcacagtaataatagtaattacaTCAGTACAACAACGATTAATGTCATACTCACCATTAAATCTCAAAGGCTATATTGAGCCAAAAACCGGTTATTTGTTTTAAGTCAGCTGTCACACATGTTTTTACTTCCAAAGCATTCATGCACAGCAACACAATGACTTTAGCTGTAATGGTATGTGTCCCACGAGCTTCCTATTCATTGTCTATGTAAGCAGCCGTGCAATGCATTGTGGTAGTGTAATGCCAGAGACGGGGCATCACATTGGCCGCTCCTCAGTTGCATAAAGTTGAGGTCGAGGCCACGTTCTGAAAAGGGGAGACTTGCAGCCCCTGGAAACTCCTGGAAACGAACAGTTGTAGATTGTACAATAAAGACAGTTTCAGCAGCATGGCTTATTTCCCGCCTGAAAtgttttcaaac contains:
- the mettl9 gene encoding protein-L-histidine N-pros-methyltransferase isoform X1, translated to MCPLQLRTLVFGAWLLGYVVFLLSIRRMWTGKYVRSPLARSLFQNMVSENEGAAIETQEWYRCGPDLLGESVRPLFVQSHLDSGTKAFLKRSVDKSGLLFTQLYHSFVSTFLSPLVSRTSINGFLGRGSMFVFSPEQFQQLLRIDPDWSAERLLDLGAGDGAVTEVMGAHFKEIYATEVSPPMKWHLQRRNYKLLGIDEWQHTGFQYDMISCLNLLDRCDDPLHLLRDIRLSLVPNTGRLILAAVLPFQPYVEVGGRWQRPKEHIKVKGKTWEEQVTNMSNEVFQRAGFEVEAVTRLPYLCEGDMYNDYYVLDDAVFVLKASEDRSESA
- the mettl9 gene encoding protein-L-histidine N-pros-methyltransferase isoform X2, whose product is MWTGKYVRSPLARSLFQNMVSENEGAAIETQEWYRCGPDLLGESVRPLFVQSHLDSGTKAFLKRSVDKSGLLFTQLYHSFVSTFLSPLVSRTSINGFLGRGSMFVFSPEQFQQLLRIDPDWSAERLLDLGAGDGAVTEVMGAHFKEIYATEVSPPMKWHLQRRNYKLLGIDEWQHTGFQYDMISCLNLLDRCDDPLHLLRDIRLSLVPNTGRLILAAVLPFQPYVEVGGRWQRPKEHIKVKGKTWEEQVTNMSNEVFQRAGFEVEAVTRLPYLCEGDMYNDYYVLDDAVFVLKASEDRSESA